GAAAGGCAACTTACCACTTATCAAGAAACTTGGATAAAAAATTATTATAAGCAAAATTTAAGACAGTATATTACCCCTATTTTGTTAGATAGCCATACTGAGTTGATTCAATTTTTAAAAGATGATCATGCTTATTTAGCTGTTGAAATTATCTGTAAAGATAGTATTAGCTATGCATTACTTGAACTTCCTACCGATAATGCGCCTCGGTTTGTTTTATTACCTTCAGAAGTTTCAACTAAAAATAAATCAATTATTTTTTTAGATAACATTTTACGTTACTGTTTAGCGGATATTTTTAAAGTCTTCTTTGATGCGGTAGAATTAAATGCTTATTCTATAAATATTAATCGTGATGCTGAATACGAATTAAATACTGAACTTGATAGTTTACTTGAGTTAATGTCTCAGGGTTTGAAACAGCGGTTAACTGCTCAGCCAGTTCGTTTTACATACCAAAAAGACATGCCAAAGGCATTATTTGAATTATTGATAAATAAACTAAGATTAACTGAACAAGATGCAATGCCTGGTGGACGTTATCCCAATTTCAAAGATTTAGCAAATTTTCCAGATCTTGGTGTCAAAAACTTACTTAATAAACGCTTACCAAGCCTTGCTTATAATCGATTCAAGAAATTCAGAAATGCTTTTGCAACAATAAAAGACCGAGATGTATTGCTCTATTATCCTTACTATTCATTTGGACATGTGCTTGAAATTATGCGACAAGCGTCATTTGATCCAGCTGTTACCCATATTCGTATGAATATTTATCGAGTAGCTAAAGACTCCAGATTTATTCATGCGGCTATAAATGCAGCGAACAACGGTAAAAAAGTCACAGTAGTGGTAGAACTGCAAGCTCGATTTGATGAAGAAGCAAACATAAAATGGGCTAAAAGGTTAATTCGTAGTGGTATAAAAGTTATCTATTCACAACCAAAACTTAAAATTCATGCCAAATTATTCTTAATCGATCGTAAAGAAGACGATCGAATTGTCCGTTATGCTCATATTGGTTCAGGTAATTTTAATGAAAAAACTGCACGTATTTATACAGATTTTTCATTATTAACGGCTGACCCCGCGATTACCGATGAAGTTATCAAAGTATTTAACTTTATTGAAAACCCATTTAAACCGGTAACTTTTCACCATTTATTAGTTTCGCCACAAAATACACGATTACGCTTTCATGAATTTATTGAAAGAGAAATCAATAACGCTAAAGCCGGGAAACCTTCTGGCATTTATCTCAAACTTAATGCAATAACTGATAAAGAGATGATAAATCAACTCTATAAAGCTTCTTGTGCTGGAGTGAAAATACGTATGATTGTGCGAGGCACCTGTATACTTGTTCCTCAAATTCCTAATTTAAGTGAAAATATCTATGTAACCAGTATTGTTGACCAGTATCTCGAACATGCTCGAGTTTATATTTTCGAAAATGACGGTAATAAAGATACCTACATATCATCTGCCGATTGGATGCCTAGAAATCTTGATAACCGTATTGAGGTTGGCGTAAAAATATTTGATCTGACATTAAAATCCACTATTCATAATATTTTCAATATTCAGTGTAATGATAATGTCAAAGCTCGAATTATCGATAAAGATAATATGAACAATTACGTCCAAAGAGGTAATAAAAAGAAAGTAAGAGCACAACGTGCAATTTATGATTATCTAAAACAATTAGAATCAGCAAGTTAAGGATTTGAACGTGAATAAATTTGATGAATATGCAGTTATTGATCTAGGTTCGAATAGTTTTCATATGGTCATTGCACGTTGTATTGATGGTGCAACACAAATTATCTACAAAAATAAAAAAAATATTCATTTAGCTACCGGTTTAAATGAATTCTATGAGCTAAGCGAGACAAGTATTAAACGAGGTATTGAATGCCTTGCACTCTTTGCTGAACGGCTGAATGGATTTCCCCCGGAAAATGTTCGAATTGTTGCAACCTATACGTTACGTATCGCCACCAATCGGCATAAATTTCTAGCCGAAGCGGCTAAGGTTCTACCCTACCCAATTGAAATTATTTCCGGACAAGAGGAAGCCCGTTTAATCTATTTAGGTACCATGACAGCCGAATCAACCGCCGAAGAAGATACCAAATTTGTTATTGATATTGGTGGTGGATCGACTGAAATTGCCATAGGTCGAGGAAACGATCTCAAACCATTTATTGTGGCAAGTCGACCAATGGGCTGTGTTACTTACACTAAGCAATTTTTTCCACAAAAGACCATTGACCGATATTCATTTTTAAGAGCTAAACTGGCAGCCGAACAACAAATTGAAAATCTTATTACCACAATAAAAAGACAAAATATTAGTGTCGCATTTGGTACTTCCGGCACAATCAAAAGTATTTACAAAATATTATTAGATTTAGGTGTCAGCGATGGAATCATTACGCCTAAACGTTTGGATGATTTAATCAGTTATATTTTAGAATTCAAGTCTTTTCATGATATTGACTATCCATCGCTTTCAGAAGAAAGAAAAAACGTTTTCGTCAGCGGGTTAGCCATTTTTAGTGGCGTTTTTAATGCATTAGGGATACAAGAGCTTCAATTTAGCCCATGCGCATTGCGTGAAGGAGTTTTGTATGAACTTATTGATGGTCCAAATTATCGAGATATAAGACAAACAACAGCCGAAACACTCTCTCAGCATTACAACATTGATGAACGCCATGCCAAACAAGTGGTGAAAACGGCAAAGTATCTTTTTTCACAATGGAAAACGCAAACTTCGACTAATATTCCGCAACATTTAGAATCTATCCTCTATTGGGCAGCGCAGCTTCACGAAGTGGGACTGAAAATAAATTTTTCATCAATACACAAACATTCGAGTTATATCCTGTTAAATAGTAACTTACCCGGATTCAATGAAGAACAACAACTTTTATTGTCTACCCTTGTTCGTTATCATCGAAAGTCAATTAACATTGATGAACTGCCCTATTTTAGTTTATTCGAATACAAACATATCATCTCGTTATTGCAGATTTTGCGGCTTGCCGTTTTATTTAATAACCAGCGTAATAACGATCTGGATCTCACTACATTTAGATTAAAATTAAACAGTGATAAATTAAGCAAACTGACGATAGAACTCAACGAAAAGTTTGTTGAAAATAATAAGTTAATCTTGCTTGATTTAGAGCAGGAGCAGAAATATTGGAAATCGGTTAATGATTGGAAATTATCGATTGAAATGTTTTAATCACTCAAAAAAAACCGCCAGTTTAACTGGCGGTGATAGCTAAACTTTTATCCTAATCCAATGATTTTCCACCATAAAATACCAATAGTGAAAACAATAATTAAATTTACTACGCTACAAATGAAACCGACTTTCCACCATGTTTTAACCGGTACAAAGCCTTCAGCAAACAGTAACGGGTTACGAGCATTAGCAAATTGGGTAATCGAACCAAAATAGTTAGTACAAATAACTAATGCAAAAATGGCAATCATTTGCGGCACGCCGAGCGCTAAAGCAACCGTTAAAAATACTGGGAATAAAGCAGCAATATGCGCATTACCACTCGCAAAGAAGTAATGGAGATAAACATAGGCTACACACAAAATAACAATGACTAAAACCCAGCTACTATCTCCTAAGTGACCTTTAACCGCATTACCAATTGTATCGCCTAGCCACTTAGTTACGCCAAGTTTATTAACTTGTCCCGCCATCATCAGTAATGCTGCAAACCAAATTAAAGTATCCCAAGCAGCCTTTTCACCTTTGATATCATCCCAACTAAGTACACCGGTTAAAATTAAAATTGTTAAGCCGATAAATGCAGTAGTAGTTGAATCAATACCAAAGTTTTTACCAAAAATCCACAAGCCTAACAGTAATAAAACAGTTGAACCCATAATAAGTTCTTTAAAGGTCAGAGCCCCCATTTTTTTAAGTTCTTCTGTGGCTAATTTAGGCGCTTCTGGTGTCTTTTTAAGCTCAGGATTGGTTAAAAAGTAGATAACTAAAGGAATAACAATAAATGAGACTAAACAAGGTACGATAGCCGCCATAAACCATTGTCCCCAGCCTAAAGTAATACCAAGTTGACTTGTTACTAATTTGGCTGCCAACAAGTTGCCGGTAAAGGCAGTTAAAAACATTGCCGATGTAATATCATTTACATGACTAATGGTTAACATTAAGAAAGTGCCAATACGATTTCTTGATTCATCTTTTGGATTTGAATTAAAATTGATCGCTAATGCTTCAGCGATTGGATAAATCACACCGCCAGCACGAGCTGTCGTACTAGGAATAGCTGGAGCTAATGCCATATCCGTTACCGACAGGCCATAGGCTAAACCTAATGTATTTCTACCTAAAAGTTTAACAAGATAATAAGCTATACGCTTACTTAACCCTGTTTTGATAAAACCACGTGCTATCATAAAAGCAATAACGATAAGCCAAATAAGGCTACTGTTTAATTCGCTTAATGAAATTTTAATCGCCTCTGTCGCTGTTGCTGCCCCTGATGGTCCTAGAACCGCAAAAACCGTTATCGCTAATAATCCAATTGCACCAATTGGCATAATTTCAGCGACAATACAGGCAATAGTAGCAACAAAGATGATACTTGTGTGCCAACCTTCAATACTAATTCCTTCTGGCGGAGAAACAAATTGCCATAATATTGCTGAAATAACAGCAATAATTATGAGCGGTAACCATTTGACAGGTGGTTTTTTCACTGTGTTCATAGTATTTTCCTTTTTAATTAAAAATGACTTAATTTAATTCATAATAAAAACGATTCAGTTTGATATAATCTTTTCGTTTCCAATAAAATGTTAATGTAAAACATAATGTTGGCTAATTAGCTGAAAAGCGAAATTATCAGTATTAACTAGTTCGATTGTTTTATTTTTTAAAACAAATATGGCTGATAAACTCGGATGTTCAATCAAATATTTACTAGCTTTTTTAACCCCTAATCCATAGAGAATAGTTGAAAATATATCTCCTTCAAGCGACGTATCTGAAATTACCGTTACACTTTCTAATTCATTATCTAGCGGGTAACCGGTTGAAGGGTTGAATATGTGATGATAACGGTGATTATTTAAGGTAAAGTAACGCTCATAAATCCCTGATGTAACAACAGATTTATTATTAACTTGAATAATCCCGGCCAATTGATTGTTGAGTGAAAATGGCTCTTTCAAACCTATTTGCCAATTGCCATTCCTATCTAAGGGTGATTTGCCTAAAGTTAAGACGTTACCACCTAAATTGATAATAGCTTGATGTATGTTATTTTGCTGTAGGACTACTTTAACTACATCTGCTATGTAGCCTTTGGCTATAGCACCTAAATCAATTTCCATTCCCTTTTTTTTCAAAAAAACTGCACAAGTTTTAGGATCAAGCTCAATTTCGCTAGGATCGGTTAATAATAGTTGATCATAAATTTGCTGTGGGGAGGGAACTTGCTGGCCTTGAAAACCGATTTTCCATAATTTGACTAAAGGACCAATAGCAAAATTGAAACAACTATTGGGCATTAAACTGACTTTATAAGCTTGCTCAATAAGCGAAAACACAGCACGGCTAACGATAACCGGATGTTTACCCGCAGCAGCGTTAATCGACATAACTTCTGAATGACTGCGGTTAACGGTCAATTTATCTTCAAGTAATTTTATGGTGTGAAACACCCTATGAGCTACGGCTTCATTAGGCTCATAAAGCGTTAATGAAACCGTGGTACCCATTAATACTTGAGTATATTCATGGCTTGAATTAAGCATTTTAAACAAGCTTAAGTCATATTAGTCAATTAATGATTAATGTAATCAGTGGCTTTTCTACCTGCCTGCATACCAAATATAATGATATCAGCAACAGCGTTTCCACCGATACGATTGGCACCATGAACACCACCGACCACTTCGCCAGCAGCAAATACGCCTTGTATTACATGTTTATCCGTATCTAAAACTTGAGTATCGGTATTAATCGTTACCCCACCCATAGTATGATGCACACCCGGAGCAATCTTAATCGCATAAAATGGTCCTTTGTTAATAGGATGTCGCATACCAGTTGTTCGACCAAAGTCTTCGTCACGTTTTGTTTCAGCGAACTGATTATAACGCTCAACAGTTTGAGATAAAGTATTGCTGTCAATTGAGAGTTTATCAGCAAGATCTTTAATCGTATCAGCTTGAACGACTAAATCATGTGATACATATTCTTCAACAGCTTTGTTTTCATTACGTACTTGTTGATCAAATAGAATATACGCATAATGCTCAGGTAATTTAATAATTTCTGCTGAAACTTTATCACGAGTATCTAACTCATTGACAAAGCGTTGCCCTTTTTGGGAAACCAGTATCGCCCCACCACCACGAATTGATTCGGAAATCAAATACGAAGTTGTTTGCTCTACAGTTGGATGAATTTGAATTTCTTTCATATCCACTGTGCCTGCGCCCAGTTTTTCTAAAATCATAATTCCGGAACCGGTTGCACCTTTATGGTTAGTGGTAACAAATCCTTTTAGATCTGGTCGATATTTTTCAACCATTTCACGATTTGCACTAAATCCACCAGTAGCAATAATAACCGCTTTGGCTTTAATCGTTTGAACGGAGCCGTCTTCTTCATTGACTTTAACTCCGACAACTTTATGATTCTCAGTTAATATTTCAGTTACATTGGTATCAAGCATAACTTCAATACCACGTCGGTTGATATTTTTTTGCAATCCACTAATTAAAAATCCGCCAACAGCAGCACCACTTGCCGGGCGATGCGTACGGTCAATGCTCATGCCACCCGTAGTTGTGATACCACTAAGTTCGATACCATTATTATCTAACCAGTCAATGGCATCAGGAGCATTTTCAACAAAATAACGAAGTAACTCAGGATTATTTTTGTTTTTACCACCTGTTAAGGTTTCTTTATAGAACAGCTCTTTACTGTCCACAATGCCTTTAAGTTTTTGGAATTTAGTTTCGGCTGCATTCATACCAGCAGAAGCTTTATTTGTATTGCCACCAATAACCGACATTTTTTCAACCATAACTACACTTGCTCCTAAATCATGTGCTTGAATAGCGGCTGCTAGTCCAGCGCCACCACTACCAACCACCACCACATCATAAGCTTTATCATTAGGATCACCACCCTCTGCAATGATAGCTTCTTTATTTGATTTCGCCATAGCTTTCGTTACGGCTTTTTTGAACGCTTCACATTGTGATGTCGCGCCGGAAATTGCATCGACGTGAGGACTATTAGAGTCAATAATACGATGTTTGATTTCAGAAAAGTTGTTGACCACTTCACTATCAAAATCATTAGCATTGAGCAATTGCATGTCTTTAACAAAGTCATTACCTAATTCAACATTAATTAAGTATTCATAAGACTCATCATTAACCTTTTCTTGATAATTGCCCGGCTTGAATTTTTTTACATTAAGATTCACATCACGAATCAAGCTTTCAACTAATGAAAAGTGCCATAGTGGCTCAGGTATATTGAGTTCTTCACGTTTATCACTATTGATGAAAAGTTCAAGTTTCTCCCCTTTTTCGACTCGACTAAGCCAATCAGGGTAAGCAATACATGCCCGACCAACTGCAACCAGATCAAAGCCGTTATCCATAGCTGCTTCGACATCACTTATATTAACCACATTACCGACACCAACAACCGGAATTTTAGCTAATGTCTGTGATCGCATTGCAACATATTTATTAATTAAAGGCGTTGGATCATTAGTTTCAACAATAGATGGTCTTAAGATCGCCCCCATAGAGAAGTGAACGTAATCAAGTCCCTTTTCAGCCAATTTTTCAAGTAAGTACATCGAATCATCAAAACGAATTCCAGGTACTTCTAATTCTTCCGGCGAAAAACGATAACCAACAATAAAATCAGGGTTGGCATATTCTTTAACCATATTATGTGTAATATCTAAAACAGCCAATGGGAATCGAGCTCGATTATCACGGCTACCACCCCATTTATCAGTTCGTTGATTTGAGTTAGGTGAGTAAAATTGTTGAATTAAGTAGGTATTAGCGCCATGAATTTCGACACCGTCAAATCCAGCTTGGATCGCTCGACGAACAGCTTGACCAAACTTATCAATCATTTCATCAACTTCATCTGCCGTCAATTCAATTGGGGTTGCTGCGCCTGGTCGTGGTGCAGCTATCGCACTTGGCCCAACTGGCGATTGTCCACCAATAAGTTTAGGCTCAACCATACGGCCACCATGATAAACTTGGATAACCGCTTTGGAGCCTTTCTCTTTAATGGCTTTAGCGATCTTCGCTAATCCTTCTATTTTATCATCATTATCTAAACCAATCGCACCGGGAAACGCTAACCCTTTATTGTCAACAAATCCACATTCAACAATAATAGTGCCAATTTCACCCGCTCTTGCTCGGTAATATTCAATTAAATCATGCGTAACAGAACCTTCGTAAAACCCTGAACAAGTAGTCATTGGTGCCATCATAATACGATTTTTTAGGGAAACACCATTGGGTAAGATTACTGGTTTAAAAATATCTTCGTTTTTCATATTTCATTACCTAATCATTAATATTTAAATGTTAACGTGGATCATAACATCCGAAATTTTTCTTCTCCACTTACATAAGTTTCATTAGTCGGAAAATATCATTTTTTCGACAAAAATTTATTCAAATTTATTAATAATTTATAAAACAATCTATGGATATAACAAAAAGAATTGTCTGTTTTTTATATTATTTTGAAAGTGTTTGCGTACAATACTGCATAAACCTGTCTAAAAAAAAACACTATAACTATTTCATTTACTTATATTTTTTTTAACTTCTATCACTTGTACTTTATTTTTATTCGACTAAAATGCTTACCAATTTTAGAAAAGAGAATTTGATTATGCTTGTGGTCCATACAAATAAACCAATAATAAAATTGAATTGTCTTTTTATTTTGAATATTCATCCTCCTTTATGGAGGATTTTTTATATCTATAAATTCAACCTTCCAATTTTATATCAAATTACTAAACAATACCACTTCCAGAACAGCCATAAACAGGAGACACCATGAAACCTTTGATCCCTTTTTATAACCCAAGTATTAGCTATGAAGATAATTATGCTAAAGGACCTTTTGGACTTTTTGCAGAATTAGATAAAGCAGAAAAAGTTTCAACTAAACCAACCAAATTCTTAAATGTTGATGTTAATTTACCATTTGGCCAACCCGCTGGGCCTTTATTAAATGCAAATTATATTAAAGCAGCATTTGCTTATGGATTCGATTTATGTGTATATAAAACGGTAAGAACAAAATTACACAAATGCCATCCGTTACCTAATGTTTTATCTGTTCATCCGAAAGGTAAACTTACGTGTAATTTAGACACAGTTTTAGCTGATACCAATTATAGCCAACCTCTTTCAATCACTAATTCATTTGGGGTTCCATCATTTGCTCCAGATATATGGCAACCAGATATGGCTGATGCTGTTAAAGCTGCTGGTCCAGGACAATGTGTTATTGGTAGCTTCCAAGGAACTCAAGGTAATGGAGTGATTGAACAAGATTATGCATTAGCCGCTAAATTAGTAAGAGAAACCAATGCACCAATTTTAGAAGCTAATTTAAGTTGCCCGAATGAAGGTGCAAGTAAATTACTTTGCTTTGATGTAGATAGAGTTGAAAGAATTGTTAAAGAAATTAAAAATGCTGTACCTGACCGCCCTCTTATCCTGAAATTAGCTTACTTCCCAGATGATGAAAGAATCGTTTCATTATTAACTCGTATTGGAAATATAGTTGATGGGTTAAGCGCGATTAATACGTTGTCAGCAAAA
This Gilliamella sp. ESL0443 DNA region includes the following protein-coding sequences:
- a CDS encoding flavocytochrome c codes for the protein MKNEDIFKPVILPNGVSLKNRIMMAPMTTCSGFYEGSVTHDLIEYYRARAGEIGTIIVECGFVDNKGLAFPGAIGLDNDDKIEGLAKIAKAIKEKGSKAVIQVYHGGRMVEPKLIGGQSPVGPSAIAAPRPGAATPIELTADEVDEMIDKFGQAVRRAIQAGFDGVEIHGANTYLIQQFYSPNSNQRTDKWGGSRDNRARFPLAVLDITHNMVKEYANPDFIVGYRFSPEELEVPGIRFDDSMYLLEKLAEKGLDYVHFSMGAILRPSIVETNDPTPLINKYVAMRSQTLAKIPVVGVGNVVNISDVEAAMDNGFDLVAVGRACIAYPDWLSRVEKGEKLELFINSDKREELNIPEPLWHFSLVESLIRDVNLNVKKFKPGNYQEKVNDESYEYLINVELGNDFVKDMQLLNANDFDSEVVNNFSEIKHRIIDSNSPHVDAISGATSQCEAFKKAVTKAMAKSNKEAIIAEGGDPNDKAYDVVVVGSGGAGLAAAIQAHDLGASVVMVEKMSVIGGNTNKASAGMNAAETKFQKLKGIVDSKELFYKETLTGGKNKNNPELLRYFVENAPDAIDWLDNNGIELSGITTTGGMSIDRTHRPASGAAVGGFLISGLQKNINRRGIEVMLDTNVTEILTENHKVVGVKVNEEDGSVQTIKAKAVIIATGGFSANREMVEKYRPDLKGFVTTNHKGATGSGIMILEKLGAGTVDMKEIQIHPTVEQTTSYLISESIRGGGAILVSQKGQRFVNELDTRDKVSAEIIKLPEHYAYILFDQQVRNENKAVEEYVSHDLVVQADTIKDLADKLSIDSNTLSQTVERYNQFAETKRDEDFGRTTGMRHPINKGPFYAIKIAPGVHHTMGGVTINTDTQVLDTDKHVIQGVFAAGEVVGGVHGANRIGGNAVADIIIFGMQAGRKATDYINH
- the ppk1 gene encoding polyphosphate kinase 1 yields the protein MIIEKVYLPKELSWLSFNQRVLQEAADESNPLIERIRFLGIYSSNLDEFYKVQFANLKKYVLIEQEQAQATSNAKHLLRQVNQKVIQLELQFDQLYNELLLEMARNQIFLINERQLTTYQETWIKNYYKQNLRQYITPILLDSHTELIQFLKDDHAYLAVEIICKDSISYALLELPTDNAPRFVLLPSEVSTKNKSIIFLDNILRYCLADIFKVFFDAVELNAYSININRDAEYELNTELDSLLELMSQGLKQRLTAQPVRFTYQKDMPKALFELLINKLRLTEQDAMPGGRYPNFKDLANFPDLGVKNLLNKRLPSLAYNRFKKFRNAFATIKDRDVLLYYPYYSFGHVLEIMRQASFDPAVTHIRMNIYRVAKDSRFIHAAINAANNGKKVTVVVELQARFDEEANIKWAKRLIRSGIKVIYSQPKLKIHAKLFLIDRKEDDRIVRYAHIGSGNFNEKTARIYTDFSLLTADPAITDEVIKVFNFIENPFKPVTFHHLLVSPQNTRLRFHEFIEREINNAKAGKPSGIYLKLNAITDKEMINQLYKASCAGVKIRMIVRGTCILVPQIPNLSENIYVTSIVDQYLEHARVYIFENDGNKDTYISSADWMPRNLDNRIEVGVKIFDLTLKSTIHNIFNIQCNDNVKARIIDKDNMNNYVQRGNKKKVRAQRAIYDYLKQLESAS
- a CDS encoding exopolyphosphatase gives rise to the protein MNKFDEYAVIDLGSNSFHMVIARCIDGATQIIYKNKKNIHLATGLNEFYELSETSIKRGIECLALFAERLNGFPPENVRIVATYTLRIATNRHKFLAEAAKVLPYPIEIISGQEEARLIYLGTMTAESTAEEDTKFVIDIGGGSTEIAIGRGNDLKPFIVASRPMGCVTYTKQFFPQKTIDRYSFLRAKLAAEQQIENLITTIKRQNISVAFGTSGTIKSIYKILLDLGVSDGIITPKRLDDLISYILEFKSFHDIDYPSLSEERKNVFVSGLAIFSGVFNALGIQELQFSPCALREGVLYELIDGPNYRDIRQTTAETLSQHYNIDERHAKQVVKTAKYLFSQWKTQTSTNIPQHLESILYWAAQLHEVGLKINFSSIHKHSSYILLNSNLPGFNEEQQLLLSTLVRYHRKSINIDELPYFSLFEYKHIISLLQILRLAVLFNNQRNNDLDLTTFRLKLNSDKLSKLTIELNEKFVENNKLILLDLEQEQKYWKSVNDWKLSIEMF
- a CDS encoding FAD:protein FMN transferase, with translation MLNSSHEYTQVLMGTTVSLTLYEPNEAVAHRVFHTIKLLEDKLTVNRSHSEVMSINAAAGKHPVIVSRAVFSLIEQAYKVSLMPNSCFNFAIGPLVKLWKIGFQGQQVPSPQQIYDQLLLTDPSEIELDPKTCAVFLKKKGMEIDLGAIAKGYIADVVKVVLQQNNIHQAIINLGGNVLTLGKSPLDRNGNWQIGLKEPFSLNNQLAGIIQVNNKSVVTSGIYERYFTLNNHRYHHIFNPSTGYPLDNELESVTVISDTSLEGDIFSTILYGLGVKKASKYLIEHPSLSAIFVLKNKTIELVNTDNFAFQLISQHYVLH
- a CDS encoding DASS family sodium-coupled anion symporter, with amino-acid sequence MNTVKKPPVKWLPLIIIAVISAILWQFVSPPEGISIEGWHTSIIFVATIACIVAEIMPIGAIGLLAITVFAVLGPSGAATATEAIKISLSELNSSLIWLIVIAFMIARGFIKTGLSKRIAYYLVKLLGRNTLGLAYGLSVTDMALAPAIPSTTARAGGVIYPIAEALAINFNSNPKDESRNRIGTFLMLTISHVNDITSAMFLTAFTGNLLAAKLVTSQLGITLGWGQWFMAAIVPCLVSFIVIPLVIYFLTNPELKKTPEAPKLATEELKKMGALTFKELIMGSTVLLLLGLWIFGKNFGIDSTTTAFIGLTILILTGVLSWDDIKGEKAAWDTLIWFAALLMMAGQVNKLGVTKWLGDTIGNAVKGHLGDSSWVLVIVILCVAYVYLHYFFASGNAHIAALFPVFLTVALALGVPQMIAIFALVICTNYFGSITQFANARNPLLFAEGFVPVKTWWKVGFICSVVNLIIVFTIGILWWKIIGLG